One Halobacterium sp. DL1 DNA window includes the following coding sequences:
- a CDS encoding 3-ketoacyl-CoA thiolase: MRDAYVVGAGQTAFGAFPGESYRSLFATAVERALASADGLDRADVDEAVVGTLGVGGRQIGLSGPAVAEHAGLSVPTTRVENACAASGYAVRNAVQAVKSGMADVVIAGGYEMMTDLSGDAAKYWLGVSGETEWERLTGTTFAGTYAQMASAYVDEYDAAVDDLSRAAVKNHANAAKNPHAHLGFECSLEDASGGATVADPLTLYHCCPTSDGAAAVLVASEDVAAEFEDTARVAGVGAASDRVGLFERESYTSIPASQNAADAAYEMAGAGPEDVDLAEVHDCFAIAELLAYEDLGFCGRGEAPELLREGVTDADGDLPVNVSGGLKAKGHPIGATGAGQVVELWKQLTGNAGERQVEDPQLGLAHNVGGSGGAAVVTLLEGVS, from the coding sequence ATGCGAGACGCCTACGTCGTCGGCGCGGGCCAGACCGCCTTCGGGGCGTTCCCCGGGGAGTCCTACCGCTCGCTGTTCGCCACCGCCGTCGAGCGCGCGCTGGCGAGCGCCGACGGACTCGACCGGGCAGACGTCGACGAAGCGGTCGTAGGAACGCTCGGCGTCGGCGGCCGACAGATCGGTCTCTCCGGACCCGCCGTCGCCGAACACGCCGGGCTCTCCGTGCCGACGACCCGCGTGGAGAACGCCTGCGCGGCCAGCGGCTACGCGGTCAGGAACGCCGTACAGGCCGTGAAGTCGGGGATGGCCGATGTCGTCATCGCGGGCGGCTACGAGATGATGACGGACCTGAGCGGCGACGCCGCGAAGTACTGGCTCGGCGTCAGCGGCGAGACGGAGTGGGAGCGCCTCACTGGGACGACGTTCGCGGGCACCTACGCCCAGATGGCGAGCGCCTACGTGGACGAGTACGACGCCGCCGTCGACGACCTCTCCCGGGCGGCCGTGAAGAACCACGCGAACGCCGCGAAGAACCCCCACGCGCACCTCGGCTTCGAGTGCTCGCTCGAAGACGCGAGCGGCGGCGCGACGGTCGCGGACCCGCTAACGCTCTACCACTGCTGTCCGACCAGCGACGGCGCGGCCGCCGTCCTCGTCGCCAGCGAGGACGTTGCCGCCGAGTTCGAGGACACCGCGAGAGTCGCGGGCGTCGGCGCCGCGAGCGACCGCGTCGGCCTCTTCGAGCGGGAGAGCTACACGTCGATACCAGCGAGCCAGAACGCGGCGGACGCGGCCTACGAGATGGCCGGAGCGGGACCGGAAGACGTCGACCTGGCGGAGGTCCACGACTGCTTCGCCATCGCGGAACTGCTCGCCTACGAAGACCTCGGCTTCTGCGGGCGCGGCGAGGCCCCGGAACTGCTGCGCGAGGGCGTCACCGACGCGGACGGCGACCTCCCCGTGAACGTCTCCGGCGGCCTGAAGGCGAAGGGCCACCCCATCGGCGCGACCGGCGCCGGACAGGTCGTCGAACTGTGGAAACAGCTCACCGGGAACGCCGGAGAGCGGCAGGTCGAGGACCCGCAACTTGGACTGGCGCACAACGTCGGCGGAAGCGGCGGTGCGGCGGTCGTCACGCTCCTGGAGGGAGTCTCGTGA
- a CDS encoding monoamine oxidase: MAYSYEPHYFEEFEEGETFESVGRTVTEADFTFHSMFTGDWTELHSNAEYAADQEFGERVAHGPMTFVLATGFVYRCGFLERRVIAFLGMNYMDIPAPVAMGDTISLDMEVTKTKELSSRDDAGLVVIDTEMTNSDGETVFSGDMKFLVKRDR; this comes from the coding sequence ATGGCGTACAGCTACGAACCCCACTACTTCGAGGAGTTCGAGGAGGGGGAGACGTTCGAGAGCGTCGGCCGCACAGTGACGGAAGCTGACTTCACGTTCCACTCGATGTTCACCGGGGACTGGACGGAACTCCACTCCAACGCGGAGTACGCCGCCGACCAAGAGTTCGGCGAGCGCGTCGCCCACGGCCCGATGACGTTCGTGCTCGCCACCGGGTTCGTCTACCGTTGTGGCTTCCTCGAGCGCCGCGTCATCGCGTTCCTCGGGATGAACTACATGGACATCCCCGCGCCGGTGGCGATGGGCGACACCATCTCCCTGGACATGGAGGTCACGAAGACGAAGGAACTCTCCTCGCGGGACGACGCGGGCCTCGTCGTCATCGACACGGAGATGACGAACAGCGACGGGGAGACCGTCTTCTCGGGGGACATGAAGTTCCTCGTGAAGCGCGACCGATGA
- a CDS encoding amidohydrolase, which translates to MSALDDLLAETRAIDTHAHQPTREFLEDAGGQMMEDAASKFGSEMETWDYEEMVEEYHDAGVSRAVLLGWDAETNTGNPPVPNDYVAEVRDDHPEFFVGFASVDPLKDDCVEEAVRAVEDLDLSGFKFQQIAQGFDPSDPEHDALWDTIEDLGVPCVFHGGNSTLGAGAPGGRGLKVKHGNPMLLDDVAAEHPELQILIAHPAFPWEKEQLAICQQKGNVYMDLSGWLPKYIDEQVLHYAGTVLRDKVMFGTDYPMIRPGEWLDSLGEHTDYSEDVYRKLLWENAEEFLDL; encoded by the coding sequence ATGAGCGCGCTCGACGACCTGCTCGCGGAGACCCGGGCGATAGATACCCACGCCCACCAGCCCACCCGGGAGTTCCTCGAGGACGCGGGCGGCCAGATGATGGAGGACGCCGCGAGCAAGTTCGGCTCCGAGATGGAGACGTGGGACTACGAGGAGATGGTCGAGGAGTACCACGACGCCGGCGTCTCGCGGGCCGTCCTCCTCGGCTGGGACGCCGAGACGAACACCGGCAACCCGCCCGTGCCCAACGACTACGTCGCGGAGGTGCGGGACGACCACCCCGAGTTCTTCGTCGGGTTCGCGTCCGTCGACCCGCTGAAGGACGACTGCGTCGAGGAGGCCGTCCGCGCCGTCGAGGACCTCGACCTCTCCGGGTTCAAGTTCCAGCAGATCGCCCAGGGCTTCGACCCGAGCGACCCCGAACACGACGCACTCTGGGACACCATCGAGGACCTCGGCGTGCCCTGCGTCTTCCACGGCGGGAACTCCACGCTCGGCGCCGGCGCGCCCGGCGGTCGGGGGCTGAAGGTCAAGCACGGAAACCCGATGCTCCTCGACGACGTGGCCGCAGAACACCCCGAACTACAGATTCTCATCGCCCACCCCGCGTTCCCCTGGGAGAAGGAGCAACTCGCCATCTGCCAGCAGAAGGGCAACGTCTACATGGACCTCTCCGGCTGGCTCCCGAAGTACATCGACGAACAGGTGCTCCACTACGCCGGCACCGTCCTCCGCGACAAGGTGATGTTCGGCACGGACTACCCGATGATTCGGCCCGGTGAGTGGCTGGACTCGCTCGGCGAGCACACCGACTACTCCGAGGACGTCTACCGGAAACTGCTCTGGGAGAACGCCGAAGAGTTCCTCGACCTGTAG